DNA sequence from the Tissierella sp. MB52-C2 genome:
ATAATACAAAGGTAGGAAATTCCTTTATGATTCCTTTTAAGGAAACTTTTAAATAAGCTAATAATTTCATCATATCACTCCTAATCCCGTAAATTCTTTCCAGTAAGGCTTAAAAATACTTCCTCTAGATTTGGCTCGTCGACATTAATACTTTTTATTATAGAGTTATTTTTTTCAAGAATCTTTAATAAGGGTTCTAATTTAAAAGTATCTCCCTTAACTAAGAGTTTGATTTCATCCGGGGAAGTATCACAATTTATTACTGAATCCATTAGCTCAATATTACTTATTAAATCCTTGTTGATTTTGTCAACTCTTAAATTAACTTTATTATTATCACTAATCATAGATTTTACTGTCTTTTTATTTCCATATGCTATTTCCTTACCTTCATCCATTATAAAGATATTGTTACAAAGGTATTCTACTTCTTCCATATAATGTGAAGTATAAAGAATAGTAGCATTTCTTTCTCTATTCACAGATTTAATAAATTCAAAAATATGATTTCTTGACTGAGGGTCGATACCTACTGTAGGCTCATCAAGGATTAATACTTTTGGTTCATGCATTATGGCAGCAGCAAGATTGAGCCTTCTTTTCATTCCACCAGAAAACTTCTTTACCTTATCATTTCTCTTTTCAGTAAGCCCAGTAATATCTAAGGCATAACCAATTTTTTCTTTTAGGGTTTTTCTCTTTAAGCCATATAGGCTGCCAAAGAATTCTAAATTATCATAGGCAGATATATTTTCCATTAAGGCTAATTCCTGTGGTACTAATCCTAGAAATTCCTTTGCCTTTAATGGTTCTTTTTTTATATCAAATCCACCAATTGAAATACTACCATTATTAGAATCTAGTAATCCAGTCATAATATTTATCAATGTAGATTTTCCAGCACCATTTGGGCCAATTAAACCAAAAATATCTCCTTCTTCAATATTAAAAGAAATATTATC
Encoded proteins:
- a CDS encoding ABC transporter ATP-binding protein, whose translation is MNIIEIKNISKKFEDKLVLDNISFNIEEGDIFGLIGPNGAGKSTLINIMTGLLDSNNGSISIGGFDIKKEPLKAKEFLGLVPQELALMENISAYDNLEFFGSLYGLKRKTLKEKIGYALDITGLTEKRNDKVKKFSGGMKRRLNLAAAIMHEPKVLILDEPTVGIDPQSRNHIFEFIKSVNRERNATILYTSHYMEEVEYLCNNIFIMDEGKEIAYGNKKTVKSMISDNNKVNLRVDKINKDLISNIELMDSVINCDTSPDEIKLLVKGDTFKLEPLLKILEKNNSIIKSINVDEPNLEEVFLSLTGKNLRD